GAATGATACAAGGTTACATTAAAGGGCTAAGGGTGTAGCTGAGGTATCTAGGGTTGATTGTTATTAGATAAGAAGAAGggtgagccaggcagtggaggcgcacacctttaatcccatcactcgggaggcagaggcaggtggatttctgagttcgaggccagtctggtctacagagttgagttccaggacagccagggctacacagagaaaccctgtctcgaaaactaaaaaaaggggggggagtgGATGATTTTAAGAGCAGATGTAATGCCGTGATTTACATGCACACTCCTAGCTACTTTATCAACGACAGCAGTCGGGGTAGGGCAAGAATAGCCACAGAGAGACTCTGTAGCTAGagtagattaaaaacaaaagcaggctgCAGAGGTGTCTAAGTCATGAAAAGTGGTTGTTGCATGTAAGCACAAGGATCCACAGCATCCACATAAAGTCGGGTGCATTGCTCATGCCTGCGAGCCTGGTACTGCGCTGCCtggaggtggagaaaggaggaTGCCAGGGTCTTATCCGACAAGAGGGGCACTCCAGGTAAAGTAAAAGACCTTGTCTCGGGACATGGCAGAGAACATCTGATGtctacctctgacctctgtatatGCGTGCCttgtaacacacatgcacacgcacgcacgcgcacacacaggCTTTAAGACTTAGCTAATGTATACCTGTTATCCCAACACTGGAAAGatttagacaggaaaaaaaattcatggccagcctgaaCCACATGGTGAaataaatcctgtctcaaaccaaaacaacaaaaatgtaaaaagtttTGAGCTGGGCCAAGTGTGGTgatgcaggcctttaattcctacactaggaggcaaaggcagagggaacctctgtgaatttgaggtatGCCTactctatagagtgagttccaggtcagcagagctacagagtaagactctgttccaaaaaagtatatttattttctgcttaagGAATTTATAATCTAGTCTCTCTGGCAGTTACTTAATATGTCTAGACCTTTGCAgagttctttgatttttttttctaagagatTGGATCTAAAGTCTGTATAAgtatgttttcttctctctttcttgaggcagggtctcatgtggcccaggttgtccttgaagtCCTGATCCTAAATGTTGACATCATAGCTATGCACCACCACCTCAGCCTGCACCTAACTCTCTAACTCTAACACtaactgcctctgtctctgtctctctgtctctgtctctgtctctctgtctctctctctctctctgtctctctttctctctctctgtctttctctctctctttccccctctgtcctctgtcttttggctttttgagactgggtttctctgtgtagcttacACTGTCCTGGAaatccctctgtagaccaggctggccttgaactgagagattgTATGTGTCTCTTGAACAACTAAATGTGTACTTTCAAAATAGTTTGCATTATTAGGATCAAGTTAagtgtatttttttcctcagtgtgtatgtgtgtgtgtgtgtgtgtgtttgcacaagTGTGTGCAAATGTCTGGGCACATGTATGCATCTAGAGGCCCAAGGTTGGCTTTGGaattctccctctgtctttctccacCGCATTCATCGGCACAGGGTCTTTCAGTTGAGCCCAGAGCTCACTTACACAATGCTAGTCTGACTAGCCTCCTTGTTCTGGGAGTCCCTGTCTTCATGTCTACCAGCATTGACATAGACTCTGGGGATCTGAGCTTAGGGCCTCAGtcttgcatggcaagcacatcaccactgccatctctccagtgcagAGTGTGGTACATTAGAcagattgtctcaaaaacagaatttGGAGTTGATCTTGGCAGATTTCATGACTCATAAATTTTAAACCAGGACCTAAGGTGCACATAAGCACATGGTAGACTAGCAGGAGAGttgctttctctttattatttcagGGGTATAATTATATGAATTTAAGCGTACAGTGTggtgttttgtatatgtgtatggtgagGTGATCACCATAGTCAGGAGCGCAGCATCCTTCTaatggggtgggagagatgacacagcagtTAGGAATACTAGCTCTTCTTCCAGAGGGGACGGCTCAACCCCAGTGTTCACACGGCACTCACCACCACCTGTTTCTCCAGTTCCAGCTGGTCTCATGCCCTCTTCCGGACTTCTTGGGtggcaggcatgcacatagtgcacagacatacatgcaggcaaaatgcccatatacatagtataaataatttttaaaatgctcataACCTCATGGTGACATCTTTTTAATGATAAGAACATGAGCTGAGATGGATCGATGACCCATTTAGCAACTTTCAAGTCCATGATTATATTAACTATCTGTTATTATGTTAACTGATATATTAACTGTAGTCACCACGTTAGATATACAGAATGAACTGAATGTTTGCCCCGTTAGCTAACGTCTTCCTGTTTCTTGTCCCCTCCAATCCTGGCGACCACAGTTTCATTCCATGCTTTGGTAAGTTAGGCTATTTAGATTTAACTCATAAGTGAGATCATGAGTCTTTCTGTATCAGATTTATTGAACCTAGTGTGTTGTCAAGAAAGGACAGTTCTTTTCTGGTGTTGCTGATATTGAAACCAGGACTTGTGCATGGAAGGCATATACTCTTACCAGTGAGCTACATTCCCACTTCTAGGGGTTCCCAcgtttaagagttatttatttattataaatacaatgTTCTggctgcataccagaagagggcaccagatctcattatagatggttgtaaactaccatgtggttgctgggaactgaactcaggacctcaggaagagcagtgttcttaaccactgagccatctctccagtccaagatatatatatatatatatttttttttttaacttttttaaaaagtgatttatcGGGctgagcaagatggctcagtggatgagagcactgactgcttttctgaaggtcctgcaTTCAAATCCCAACgatcacatagtggctcacaaccacctgtaataagatctgataccctctactggagtgtctgaagacagctacattgtacttatgtataataaataaataaatctttgtgccaGAGTGAGCAGTgactgagcgagcagagttgacaGGAGCAAGCGGGGccagccagagcaagcagggttgatcaaagcaagcagaggtcctaaattcaattcccaacaaccaccacatgaaggctcacaaccatctgtacagctacagtgcactcatatacatgaaataataaataaataaataaatctttaaaagtagtGATTTATCTATTCATCTTCTTATATGTAGTATAATATATTAGATTATTTATATTGGGTATGTGGGTACATGTAAGTATATTAATgtgtctgtggaagtcagaggacaacttggggaagTCAGTTGTTCTGTGGATCAAACTTAGATCTTCAGGCTggatggcaagtgcctttaccgactaagctatctcttcagccccagcgtGGACATTTCTAGTAGTGGAGAATAGCAATCACTTCTGGTGTTCTAATGTAGAATCCCATTCCAGTCTATGAGAAGTGTGTTCAGTAGACATTTGTGCTCTTTCTAACTCACGTATTTTCCCTGTGTATCTCAGATACTATCTGTTTTCCCTCATCATGAATCTGAGCCGTGATGCTTATGAGATTCGCCTATTGATGGAACAAGAGACTTCAGCTTACAGCAGACGAATGAAGGTTTCTGGAGTAGGAGTCTCAGGAGGAGTAGAGACTGGGGGACCTGGAGGACCAGGGACTCCAGGAGGAAGTCTGCCACAACTTGCTTTGAAGTTTCGGCTCCGAATCCTGCTACTGGCTCGTGTCCTTCGAGGTCACCCCCCTCTCTTGCTGGATGTGCTCAGAAATGCCTGTGACCTCTTCATCCCACTGGACAAACTAGGCCTCTGGCGTTGTGGCCCTGGGATTGTGGGGCTATGTGGCCTCATATCCTCCATTCTGTCTATTCTCACCCTAATCTGTCCCTGGCTACGACTCAAGCCCTGAAAGACACTGTGGTACAAGATAAGGAGGGAGCCCAGGTGGGTGAGATGGAAGCTGAGATGGTCGCTGTGTGCCAACCTCATTGTAATTCAACTCCTTGACTGAAGTTAAAATCCAGATACTTAGGGATGAGGGGAAGAACCTGCCAAAGACGGGTCAGGAAGGCAGTGCTAAGGGAAGGCTCCTGCAGGCCTCTGTGGTTGGGCTTCAGTTCCATTGCCAGAATCTCTTAGCTCTtccctttatctctctgtcttgAGTCTAGTTAAGAATTTGTTACCGTGAGACAGAATTCTCTTTCTTAGCCTCCTGTCCAGATATTTAAAAGGAGGGGGGGGCGCGGTTACTTTTTGGTAGGGGGAGCTTAAGTTATGGATAGCAAAGTGCTAATTGTATTCTTTTTTCCTGAAACCTCGTGTAGCacttttcttcccttccaccctccATACTTTCCCAGGCTTCGTTTCATGCCCGGCGTCTCTTCGCTCACACTGCTGCAGGCTGTTTGAGGCTTCTCCCCTGGGTCTGCCTCAGCAGACTGCCTCCACACTTCCAGTTTCTGCATACACGTTGATATTAGAGTTTCCTTCCCCACTTGGCTCTTGCCCTTTCTCTGACTACCCAGGCTGATGCCGTGTCTGGCCTCTTCCTGTAAATACTGTACAATGATTCCATGTAAATACTGGCCCTTGCCCACAGAGCAAGCCAGCCTTCTGGGCTAACAAATTAAAGATCAGTTTGCTCGCTGACTTTTTTATTCAATTCAAGATTGTGGGGGGGGCTGTTTTCACTGTGGTACTGAGGCAGGCCTGAAGCTCTGAGCTCTCCTGCTTTAGGCTTCTGAGTAGCCTACAGTGAGTGTTACTGTATCCAGCTGCTCATTGACATCTGGTCTCTCATGATCTGGTCATTGTAAGCCTTAGCTCCTCTGACTGTGGGTGGCTTTCCTTGGCGTTAGCAGCTAACATGGTTACAGGATTTCACTGAAAATTTAAATGTTGGGGGAAAGGTGCGGACACACCATGATGGTCCCAATTCAAAATAATCCGTGAACAGCCTCAAGTTAGGGGTGAGATGTTTTCAACCAAAGTAATTATCTTGACACCACAAAGCACGCCTGTCTACAGGCAATGACTCCCCAAAAGCTATtagacacacacaagcatgacCATAACTCAGTGGATTGGCAAGGTCACACAGTAGGACTGCCCTTCACACAGTAGGTAGGAAAATgctgctgtcactgctgtcaGCTGTTATTTTGCATATCCCATGTTAAGATTAATTAGGCAAAAAATATTGTCTCTAAATCTTACTTTCTGTTCC
This region of Mus caroli chromosome 3, CAROLI_EIJ_v1.1, whole genome shotgun sequence genomic DNA includes:
- the Pex11b gene encoding peroxisomal membrane protein 11B, with product MDAWVRFSAQSQARERLCRAAQYACSLLGHALQRHGASPELQKQIRQLEGHLSLGRKLLRLGNSTDALESAKRAVHLSDVVLRFCITVSHLNRALYFACDNVLWAGKSGLAPRVDQEKWAQRSFRYYLFSLIMNLSRDAYEIRLLMEQETSAYSRRMKVSGVGVSGGVETGGPGGPGTPGGSLPQLALKFRLRILLLARVLRGHPPLLLDVLRNACDLFIPLDKLGLWRCGPGIVGLCGLISSILSILTLICPWLRLKP